CCGGCGCCGTGCCCGCGGCGCCCAGCCAGTAATCCACCAGCGCGCCGGCCGCCGGGTTCTCTCCCCGGTACCACATGTCGCCGGTGTGGGCTTTCAGGTTGCTTTGCCGAATCTGGTACGCGGGCGCGACCGTGAAGAGATGCGCCGGCGAGGCCAGCACCTGCGGCGTCATCTCCTGCAGCGCGTTGATCTTGTCGAGAATCCAGATGCCGCGCCCGTGCGTGGCCAGCACCAGGTCGTTGTCGCGCGGGTGGATCACCAGGTCGTTGTGCGGCAGGGTCGGCATGTTGTTCTTCAGCTCGATCCAGTTGCCGCCGCCGTTGGGCGAAAAGAACAATCCGATCTCAGTGCCCGCAAACAACAGGTTCGGGTTCTTCACGTCTTCGCGGATGGTGCGGACGACGCGGCCGGCCGGCATGTCGCTGGCGATCGCGGTAAACGTCTTGCCGCCATCCACCGACTTGTAGATGTAGTTGTTCAGGTCGTTGCTGCGGTGGTTATCGACGGCCACGTACACCGTGTTGGCGTTGTGACGCGACGCTTCGATGCCGCCGAACCACGACGACTTCGGCAGCCCCGGCAGGCGGTCCTGCAGGTCGGTCCACGACTTGCCGTCATCGCTCGACATCCGCAGTCGGCCATCGTCCGTGCCGACATACATCAGCCCGCGCGTCAGTGGCGACAGCGCGATCGAGACGAGCCCAGGGTAGAACGGCACCCCATCGTCGACCGACAGCACGTTCTCGTCTGGCAGTCGGCCCATCACCGGCAGCTTGCTGCGATCGACGCCGGTGGTCATGTCGCCAAGATATTCCCAGGTGTTGCCGCGATCGCGCGAGCGGAACAGGTGCTTGGCGCCGGCGTAGATGGTGGCGGAATCAAACGGTGATAACGCGATCGGCGCGTCCCAGTTGGCGTAGTGCCACTCGTTGCCCAGCACCTGCTGCGGCACGTCCTTGCCCCATGTCTCCCAGTTGCGCCGGCCGCCGATGGCGCCCTGCGGGTCGCCCGGCCGGATGTCCTGGGTCGTGAACGTCCGCGTGTCGTTGCGCTGCAGACCCAGGAACTGGCTGGCCGAGAACACGATGCGCGAGTTGGCGGGATCGGGCACGGTGAAGAACCCGTCGCCGCCGCACAGCCGCGACCAGTGTTCGTTCAGGATGCCGTTGGTCGTCCAGCTGGCGCTCGGGCCCTTCCAGCAGCCGTTGTCCTGCAACCCGCCGTAGATGTTGTAGGGCCGCTCGTTGTCGACGGCCACGCGGTAGTACTGCGACACCGGGAGGTTCTGCACATACAGGAACTTGAGCCCGCGATCGTACGAAATGCCGATGCCGCCGTCGTCCAGCTTGACGACGTGGCGCGAGTCCTTGGGATTGACCCACACGAAGCGGTCGTCGCCGTGCAGCGTCTGGCTCGGCGTCGTGAACGACTCGCCGCCGTTGTCCGAGAACGAGTAGGAATTCATCATGTAGACACGGCGGTCGTCCTGCGGATCGATCAGCGGCTGGCTGGCATACATCGGCCGCGGGTTCCAGTTCGACATGAAGCGCCAGGTCTTGCCGGCGTCGTTGCTGCGATAGATGCCGCCGCGCCGCTCGGTGTAGGCGGTCGAGGCGTTGTAGCGGAACCCCTGCTCGATGCTGACGATCAGGATGCGCGGGTCCTTGCGGTAGACCGCAATGCCGATGCGGCCGTATTCGCCGTCGGGCAGGCCGTTGCCGGTCAGCTTCGTCCAGGTCGCGCCGCCATCGATGCTCTTCCACAACGCGCTGCCGGGGCCGCCGCCGTTGAAGCCGAACGCCGTGCGGCGGCGCTGATAGGTGGCGGCGTAGAGGACGTTGGGATCGAGCGTGTCCATGGCCAGGTCGGTCGCGCCGGTGTCGTCATCCACGTGCAGCGTGCGCTGCCACGTCTTGCCGCCGTCGAGCGTGCGATAGACGCCG
This portion of the Acidobacteriota bacterium genome encodes:
- a CDS encoding sialidase family protein, with translation MTRRRIVSVLLFIALTATGWATLNGGLHQTTDLLEQAGLKTRLYAQAAPALQGSDLAGLRLRNIGPATMSGRFVDMDVVESNPFIMYVASSTGGMYRTLDNGITWAPVFEREGTHSIGDVAIYQPDPNIIWVGTGERANRQSVSWGDGIYKSTDGAKTWTNVGLKTSMHIGRIVTHPSNPAIVHVAAQGSVWGPGGDRGVYRTLDGGKTWQRTLHVDDDTGATDLAMDTLDPNVLYAATYQRRRTAFGFNGGGPGSALWKSIDGGATWTKLTGNGLPDGEYGRIGIAVYRKDPRILIVSIEQGFRYNASTAYTERRGGIYRSNDAGKTWRFMSNWNPRPMYASQPLIDPQDDRRVYMMNSYSFSDNGGESFTTPSQTLHGDDRFVWVNPKDSRHVVKLDDGGIGISYDRGLKFLYVQNLPVSQYYRVAVDNERPYNIYGGLQDNGCWKGPSASWTTNGILNEHWSRLCGGDGFFTVPDPANSRIVFSASQFLGLQRNDTRTFTTQDIRPGDPQGAIGGRRNWETWGKDVPQQVLGNEWHYANWDAPIALSPFDSATIYAGAKHLFRSRDRGNTWEYLGDMTTGVDRSKLPVMGRLPDENVLSVDDGVPFYPGLVSIALSPLTRGLMYVGTDDGRLRMSSDDGKSWTDLQDRLPGLPKSSWFGGIEASRHNANTVYVAVDNHRSNDLNNYIYKSVDGGKTFTAIASDMPAGRVVRTIREDVKNPNLLFAGTEIGLFFSPNGGGNWIELKNNMPTLPHNDLVIHPRDNDLVLATHGRGIWILDKINALQEMTPQVLASPAHLFTVAPAYQIRQSNLKAHTGDMWYRGENPAAGALVDYWLGAAGTAPAVTVHAANGQLINTLRATSSKGVNRLVWNLRETDLPIRGGGGGDDDDGPQGGGMPGPLVAPGTYLIRMVAGGRTLEQKVEVREDPRIDVTPADRKLWTDAVAQVTALARMYAPVNDRIQKMGGTGADVVDLKRQSRELLSRISGLYGAVGRWTGAPTKDQLSRLAYYQSMAKQLAAKAP